One Streptomyces mobaraensis NBRC 13819 = DSM 40847 DNA segment encodes these proteins:
- a CDS encoding ABC transporter ATP-binding protein codes for MSRTYGERRTPHPLHLDVAAGACTALFGRNRSGKSTLLRIADDRDRPT; via the coding sequence GTGAGCCGCACCTACGGCGAACGGCGGACCCCGCACCCGCTGCACCTCGATGTGGCGGCCGGGGCGTGCACGGCACTCTTCGGGCGCAACCGCTCCGGAAAGTCGACGCTCCTGCGCATCGCCGACGACCGCGACCGGCCGACGTGA
- a CDS encoding M16 family metallopeptidase, producing MAHHGGRLTVATHNQGLLWSLTCLAHNWTTLLHQLASAFAQATGAPDELAGHAAVLKARADEEKGDHDALAGAAVRRMLHSRHTADVDLASLADADIDLAVQLLSGEPLTASLDAGRSCFTAVGSIDPHEAISVLTDFIGGLGPTDAAPATSPSQSSVQNPRRGWQQVQAGGGESACVRAAWTVPGRSAPDHPALYAAHLVLGGGYNARLMRKFRQTLRWSYSPWSRLHHYTDHSLLEANVDVPAAHRSAAQRILLEEVEQLRTHQVPLDELTRAVGHACGTLAASLAPQSGLAAMLTHIQSLGLAHTWLWEWPRTLQAVTPDQLHQAAHRWLRPDSAARVTISPVTTSGRI from the coding sequence GTGGCCCACCACGGCGGACGCCTCACCGTTGCCACACACAACCAGGGCCTGCTCTGGTCACTCACCTGCCTTGCGCACAACTGGACCACCCTGCTACATCAACTCGCCAGCGCTTTCGCCCAGGCAACCGGCGCCCCTGACGAGCTCGCCGGCCACGCCGCGGTCCTCAAAGCCCGCGCGGACGAGGAGAAAGGCGACCACGACGCCCTCGCGGGCGCCGCAGTCCGCCGGATGCTCCACAGCAGGCACACAGCAGACGTCGACCTGGCCTCACTGGCCGATGCTGACATTGACCTCGCCGTACAACTCCTGAGCGGTGAACCGCTGACAGCATCGCTGGATGCTGGTCGATCCTGCTTCACCGCAGTAGGTTCGATAGACCCTCATGAGGCTATTTCCGTCCTGACGGACTTCATTGGAGGCTTGGGGCCGACCGACGCTGCTCCTGCGACATCCCCCAGCCAATCCTCTGTGCAGAATCCACGCCGTGGATGGCAGCAAGTCCAGGCAGGCGGAGGGGAAAGCGCCTGCGTCAGAGCAGCCTGGACCGTCCCCGGCCGCTCTGCCCCGGATCATCCCGCGCTCTACGCCGCTCACCTGGTCCTCGGCGGCGGATACAACGCCCGCCTCATGCGGAAATTCCGGCAAACCCTTCGCTGGAGCTACTCACCTTGGAGCCGCCTCCACCATTACACCGACCACTCCCTGCTCGAAGCCAACGTGGACGTCCCGGCCGCCCACCGATCCGCTGCTCAGCGCATCCTCCTCGAGGAAGTCGAGCAGCTACGAACCCATCAGGTTCCGCTCGATGAGCTGACCCGCGCGGTAGGCCACGCTTGTGGCACTCTGGCAGCGTCCCTCGCCCCACAGAGTGGACTGGCAGCCATGCTGACCCATATCCAGTCACTTGGCCTGGCCCACACCTGGCTATGGGAATGGCCTCGAACCCTGCAGGCGGTCACTCCTGACCAGCTCCACCAGGCGGCGCACAGATGGCTGCGCCCCGACTCGGCGGCGCGAGTCACGATTTCCCCCGTCACCACGTCGGGTCGCATCTGA